AATTTTGAAAGATCTTGCTTTGCAGAAGCGAGTCCAACGTCAGTGGTTCAGTTTTAGTTATAGTTTGTGACATGGGTGACACTGAAAACACGCTATGTAAATGTGTGGATATATAGGCTGTTAGACCAGCAGAAAGTGCTTCGTTAAAGAAGAGTTTTACAGACAAAAATGAGTGTATGATTTGCATGGAAGGGGTGATTGGAGAAGTCCGATTTGACCCTTTCGTAATTGATGATATGTCCTTCTTCATTGCGTTAAgtattattatgtgtttTAGTGCTTGTAAATGAGCAGGGGTATGAGTTGTCGATCTATAAAGTCGAACTTAGTTTACCTTTTTCTGCAGACGTCTTTCTTTTCGCTCGTTGTTCGTGGACAAGGTTTCACACATTACAATATTGTTAATTTCGTAGTTAAAAGCTTACTCCAACATTGCAAAGTTAAATACGAACAAATACAAGTAAACTAACAAATTTTTGAATTGCAGATTGATAAAGTTGTTGCATTTTATATAGGAACCAATATACTCTACAGACCTCTTCCTAATTAAAAAACACAATGTCAGTAGGTTACATTTATTGTATAAGCGGTAAACCAAGACCTGAATTACACAACTAACCATTTGTCGTCACATATTTCCTCAATTGTAGGCCTCATAGCCAAAGATCTATTCAAGATCTTCAGAATTAGTGCTACACAGTCGTCACTCACACTGATTGCAGGGTTAATTCTGACATCACCATCTAGAATTTCATCGATGTTGTAAAAAGGATTTTCTTTGTAAATGATGGTGTATAATAGAACCCCTGTAGCCCAAATATCTTGTGGTCTGCCCATGTATGGCTCTCCGCCTAAAACTTCAGGGGCGGCATAATCTATTGTTCCAACGAAAACATCGAATGGTCCTTTCTTCACGTACGCCGCAGATCCAAAATCTATTATCTTTATCCTACCTCTGTTGTCGACTATAACGTTTTCATCTTTGATATCCCTGTGGACTATACCATTGTCATGAAGGTGCTTCAATCCTGCTGCTACCTGCTTAAATAACAACTTTGCCTCATATTCAGTCATATTTGTCTTCAGCTCAATCAAGTCAAATAAGTCAATAGAACCAGTGACTCCATGAATTGGTGACTCGATGTAATAGTATTCGTCATCCTCAAAAAAATCATATATAGGTAATATATTGTCATGAGGTTTTTTATTAAGCGAGGAAATTATCTGAATCTCTGAAGGAATTGTACCCAGTTTCCTATCTCTTACCCAAGTGTCGACCAATATCCTTTCCTTAAAAATCAATTTAACAGCAACGACATACTGCTTTTCCTTATGCACGCAGAGATTCACCTTACTGTATGCACCTTCACCCATTTTTTGTAGAACAATAAAGTCCGAATATTTCTTAATATGCTTCAATGCGCCAATTTCATGACCCAACTCCAAATTATTCGAATACGAAAACAGTTTATTTTCCGCATTTTCATCTGATGTTTCCGTTTGCGATCCTTGTTCAGTTGCTAAAGTGGTATTCAATATTAGATTCTCATCAACCTTAAAGTTTTTGTCACTGACAAATTTGTATTTATCCTGTGAATACTCTTTTGCTATCTCCCAACCAGCAACATTGTCCGTTACCGTTTTACTAGCATTATTGGCTTCCGTGTCCATACTGTTTGGCGTTGACAGGGCAGCTCGTTCTGCTGTCATTGTATTAGAGAAATATTCTGATAGAGCATATTCGGACCTTGTACCAGTGTTATTAGAAGCTTCAGAGGTATTGCCTTCAATAGTGAGGTTTTGCAATTCAGCCTTTAGGTGTTTCAGTTCATCTAGTTTGATTTTGCAGCTAGGATGTTCTGAAGAAGCTGTTGAACTTGCACCACTACTTATAGATGTAATATCCTTCTCGTTGAACATTTTCAGTTGGGAGGGGTTAGAATTATAATCCTTAAAAAAGACGTCCCTAGAATGTGTAATCCATAGTAAAATAGAAGACGGGCTAAGAACTCTTAGCTGTATATCAATTTTTAACATGTGCCCATCCCTATGGACAGCATCGATACCAACTGAACTGTAAAAGTCATCCGCTTTAGTTGTTGATTCGCATACGAGCTTGCGGAAGTAATGTTCAGTTAATACCAAACTAATATTCTTTGGACAATGGATATCCAAATGTGGATACATCGTGTTATGATAATGTAGCAAACCCGGCAAGGACGGTATGATTTTTGTGACATGTTTATTGATCAATTCGGCGTAGTGAAAACCAAACATGTTCTTAGATATTGACTTGTTAAAGCTGACCAGTTCCAACGTCCTGGAATCCAAAATAAAGATACCCGCTTGATATGGTAGACAGTGGATTTGCAACTTCAAGTAACCTTCCAATATGGAGGAAGTTATAGCACAGGGAATATTGAGAGATAAATGATTTAATGTAAAATACCGTATCCTGTTAATATGATTGGAAATGCGGATAGGAAGCGGGAGTAGCTCATCGTTTTTATCATGCAAAACACCGGCTTTAGCCTGGTCAATCAATTCAGCTAATGAAGTGCTAAT
The Eremothecium sinecaudum strain ATCC 58844 chromosome II, complete sequence DNA segment above includes these coding regions:
- the PSK1 gene encoding serine/threonine protein kinase PSK1 (Syntenic homolog of Ashbya gossypii ACR281C; Syntenic homolog of Saccharomyces cerevisiae YOL045W (PSK2) and YAL017W (PSK1)), translating into MSSIEITRPNNGACVVEEDERKGTTPMGLSTASSIVSAGVEPSERFSSSISVYRLEEPKRRTVSISSAHSISYDFNMEELLAFPNMSTHAYSYNPLSKNSLTVRLSILKRSIEIMIKNPTVVRDAGTPQDITQLPSFASRSRLDRPHSLSGLRLPLDGQPQQLRNASSAALSALFNGPAVPPPLRQGVDGSRSHLPSMLSSSKLHSLNGSQTKVPAVNQFSTAWEIGSDAVDVSETASDFGGMSCFPESVSPLLPGSPQHVTNTHEPSHMNKSFPSGTSLATEHQQDLESQVEKYAELESLLRLLDETLEDTNSANASDLLMISLLNINKMSLDVGKVASHDEQQRKYLQEEEVKKLLLDSLAQPFHEGYNDNIRTNTGHNGFLPGENVLPPTSEETVSIVDPTEYHKSHETPRIFHSFIPAKYTAPQAILTCSENHPWQFRAANDLACLIFGISKLALRSSTLLDLIHSDCRSFVFDKIMSTEGQEQVFTGEVVGIIQPGSGTFSSSSSFSSASSSTKHNVIWASVWAKRKNGLIVCVFEKVPCDHMDVMLDIKDFAVKDIVGGEGLQLQQTPITSNPAISSSDPSEKPIKTVKFANEINDVKSISTSLAELIDQAKAGVLHDKNDELLPLPIRISNHINRIRYFTLNHLSLNIPCAITSSILEGYLKLQIHCLPYQAGIFILDSRTLELVSFNKSISKNMFGFHYAELINKHVTKIIPSLPGLLHYHNTMYPHLDIHCPKNISLVLTEHYFRKLVCESTTKADDFYSSVGIDAVHRDGHMLKIDIQLRVLSPSSILLWITHSRDVFFKDYNSNPSQLKMFNEKDITSISSGASSTASSEHPSCKIKLDELKHLKAELQNLTIEGNTSEASNNTGTRSEYALSEYFSNTMTAERAALSTPNSMDTEANNASKTVTDNVAGWEIAKEYSQDKYKFVSDKNFKVDENLILNTTLATEQGSQTETSDENAENKLFSYSNNLELGHEIGALKHIKKYSDFIVLQKMGEGAYSKVNLCVHKEKQYVVAVKLIFKERILVDTWVRDRKLGTIPSEIQIISSLNKKPHDNILPIYDFFEDDEYYYIESPIHGVTGSIDLFDLIELKTNMTEYEAKLLFKQVAAGLKHLHDNGIVHRDIKDENVIVDNRGRIKIIDFGSAAYVKKGPFDVFVGTIDYAAPEVLGGEPYMGRPQDIWATGVLLYTIIYKENPFYNIDEILDGDVRINPAISVSDDCVALILKILNRSLAMRPTIEEICDDKWLVV